Below is a genomic region from Anoxybacillus flavithermus.
GACTTTCTTGACTATATGCCCGGTATTCCACCATATTTACGCGGACCGTACCCATCCATGTACGTCAATCGTCCATGGACGATCCGACAATACGCTGGTTTTTCTACTGCAGAGGAAAGCAATGCGTTTTATCGCCGCAATTTAGCGATGGGACAAAAGGGCTTGTCTGTTGCGTTTGACCTTGCTACCCACCGTGGTTACGATTCAGACCATCCGCGCGTCGTTGGCGATGTCGGCAAAGCAGGGGTGGCGATCGATTCCGTCCTCGATATGAAGACGTTATTTGATGGCATTCCGCTTGATCAAATGTCGGTATCAATGACGATGAACGGAGCGGTATTGCCAATTATGGCGTTTTACATCGTAACAGCTGAAGAACAAGGGGTAAAGCAAGAGCAGTTATCTGGCACGATTCAAAACGACATTTTAAAAGAATATATGGTGCGCAATACGTACATTTATCCCCCAGACATGTCTATGCGCATCATCGCCGACATTTTTGCGTATACGTCAAAACATATGCCGAAATTCAACAGCATCAGCATTTCAGGTTATCATATGCAAGAAGCAGGAGCACCAGCGGATATTGAACTCGCTTATACACTTGCTGACGGATTAGAGTACGTGCGCACAGGTTTAAAAGCAGGCATTGACATTGATTCATTTGCTCCGCGCCTATCGTTTTTCTGGGCAATCGGCATGAACTATTTTATGGAAGTAGCAAAAATGCGGGCAGCGCGCATCATTTGGGCAAAAATGATGAAGACGTTTCAACCGAAAAATCCAAAATCGCTCGCGCTTCGTACACATTCGCAAACATCAGGATGGAGCTTAACGGAACAAGATCCGTTTAATAACGTTGTACGGACATGTTTAGAAGCGCATGCTGCAGCGATGGGACATACGCAGTCGCTTCATACGAACGCACTTGACGAGGCGATTGCATTGCCGACTGATTTTTCCGCTCGCATCGCGCGCAATACACAGCTTTATTTACAAGAAGAAACAGGCATTTGCCAAGTCATTGACCCATGGGCAGGCTCGTATTATGTGGAAACGTTAACGAATGAATTAATGAAGCGTGCGTGGGCACACATCGAAGAAATCGAAAATCTTGGCGGGATGGCGAAAGCGATTGAAACAGGGTTACCAAAAATGCGCATCGAGGAAGCAGCAGCAAGACGGCAAGCCAAAATTGATTCTGGTGCGGAGACGATTATCGGTGTGAATAAATATCGTCCAGAAAAAGAAGACCCGATCGATATTTTAGAAGTCGATAATACGGCTGTGCGTATGCGACAAATCGAAAAATTAAAACAGTTGCGTGCGTCTCGGGATGAAGCGCGTGTGCAACAAACGTTGCAAGCGATTACGAAAGCGGCAGAAACAGGCGAAGGAAACTTGCTCGAGTTAGCGGTTGAAGCCGCGCGCGCTCGTGCGACGTTAGGTGAAATTTCAGACGCCATTGAAAAAGTGGCAGGTAGACATAAAGCGGTCATTCGTTCCGTTAGCGGTGTATATAGCGCAGAGTTTACGAACGAAGAAGAAATTGTACGTGTGAAAAAAATGACGGACGAATTTTACGAGTTAGAAGGAAGGAGACCGCGCATTTTGATTGCAAAAATGGGACAAGATGGACACGACCGCGGAGCAAAAGTGATCGCCACCGCATTTGCGGATTTAGGTTTTGACGTTGATATCGGTCCGCTCTTTCAAACACCAGAAGAGACAGCGCGGCAAGCGGTTGAAAATGATGTGCACGTCGTTGGGATGAGCTCGCTTGCTGCTGGACATAAAACGTTATTGCCACAGCTTGTGGAAGAGTTGCGAAAATTAGGACGAGAAGATATTCTTGTCGTTGTCGGTGGCGTCATCCCACCACAAGATTACGAATTTTTATATGAACATGGTGCAGCGGCCATTTTTGGACCAGGTACGATCATCCCGGTCGCAGCTCAAAAAGTGTTGCACGAAATTTATCGACGACTCGGTTACGAGGAAGTGAGCGAATGAGTGAGGAGCGAACATCTCGACCAGAATGGGTGGATGACCACAATATGTTTGCAACGTCGTACGTGAAAGGAAACG
It encodes:
- a CDS encoding methylmalonyl-CoA mutase, which translates into the protein MGKINFANRPLQYGKQVDERAWKQAIEQKVQATLDELVFQTNEQITLKPLYTKKDIEGFDFLDYMPGIPPYLRGPYPSMYVNRPWTIRQYAGFSTAEESNAFYRRNLAMGQKGLSVAFDLATHRGYDSDHPRVVGDVGKAGVAIDSVLDMKTLFDGIPLDQMSVSMTMNGAVLPIMAFYIVTAEEQGVKQEQLSGTIQNDILKEYMVRNTYIYPPDMSMRIIADIFAYTSKHMPKFNSISISGYHMQEAGAPADIELAYTLADGLEYVRTGLKAGIDIDSFAPRLSFFWAIGMNYFMEVAKMRAARIIWAKMMKTFQPKNPKSLALRTHSQTSGWSLTEQDPFNNVVRTCLEAHAAAMGHTQSLHTNALDEAIALPTDFSARIARNTQLYLQEETGICQVIDPWAGSYYVETLTNELMKRAWAHIEEIENLGGMAKAIETGLPKMRIEEAAARRQAKIDSGAETIIGVNKYRPEKEDPIDILEVDNTAVRMRQIEKLKQLRASRDEARVQQTLQAITKAAETGEGNLLELAVEAARARATLGEISDAIEKVAGRHKAVIRSVSGVYSAEFTNEEEIVRVKKMTDEFYELEGRRPRILIAKMGQDGHDRGAKVIATAFADLGFDVDIGPLFQTPEETARQAVENDVHVVGMSSLAAGHKTLLPQLVEELRKLGREDILVVVGGVIPPQDYEFLYEHGAAAIFGPGTIIPVAAQKVLHEIYRRLGYEEVSE